One segment of Streptomyces sp. YIM 121038 DNA contains the following:
- a CDS encoding enhanced serine sensitivity protein SseB — MDFPGDVPAQAHAHPYGGWPANELEEVLAASLGAPPSEATGARMVEVLGRSRVWIPLPNGGGPESGTLDLPTLELDGQAYVPVFTSEQEFQQATGGRMSCTVAPAVEFARGLAPELGIALNPEGTVAVPLPPAAVAALCRVGRTELDGPASGGRVRLFEPDWQDDPVDFLSAAAQEFEAAGAVLSARRCLATVEDEAPTLFIGVELSSWEGDARDLPMAALGRALGRAAVPWPVNLVLLDVAQDPVGDWMKARLRPFFTAG, encoded by the coding sequence ATGGACTTTCCGGGGGACGTACCGGCACAGGCGCACGCCCATCCCTACGGCGGCTGGCCCGCCAACGAGCTGGAGGAGGTGCTCGCCGCCTCGCTCGGCGCGCCGCCGTCCGAGGCGACGGGCGCCCGCATGGTCGAGGTGCTCGGCCGCAGCAGGGTGTGGATCCCGCTGCCGAACGGGGGCGGGCCCGAGAGCGGCACGCTCGACCTGCCGACGCTGGAGCTCGACGGGCAGGCGTACGTGCCCGTCTTCACCTCGGAGCAGGAGTTCCAGCAGGCCACCGGCGGGCGGATGAGCTGCACGGTGGCGCCCGCGGTGGAGTTCGCGCGCGGCCTGGCGCCGGAGCTCGGCATCGCGCTCAACCCGGAGGGCACGGTGGCGGTGCCGCTGCCGCCCGCCGCGGTGGCCGCGCTGTGCCGGGTGGGGCGCACGGAGCTGGACGGGCCCGCGAGCGGCGGCCGGGTGCGGCTGTTCGAGCCGGACTGGCAGGACGACCCGGTGGACTTCCTGTCCGCCGCGGCGCAGGAGTTCGAGGCGGCGGGCGCGGTGCTCAGCGCGCGGCGCTGTCTCGCCACCGTCGAGGACGAGGCCCCCACCCTGTTCATCGGCGTCGAGCTGTCCTCCTGGGAGGGCGACGCCCGCGACCTGCCCATGGCGGCCCTCGGCCGCGCCCTCGGCCGGGCCGCGGTGCCGTGGCCGGTCAACCTGGTCCTCCTGGACGTGGCCCAGGACCCGGTGGGCGACTGGATGAAGGCCCGCCTCCGCCCGTTCTTCACCGCGGGCTAG
- a CDS encoding ABC transporter permease, producing the protein MTAPLHDTPADAKPTEEVAPAAGAGGKKVEGRSLTQIAWNRLKRDKVALAGGITVVLLVLVAVFAPLIVGLLGHPPNDFHQEKLDPLTNLPTGSFGGVSSDYLFGVEPNKGRDVFSRIVYGARISLLVAFLAAIVAVVLGTLFGIIAGYFGGWIDALISRVMDVLLSFPQLLFIISLVSVLPDDFLGLQGTSVRVSILVLVIGFFGWPYIGRIVRGQTLSLREREYVEAAKSLGGGRRHILFRELLPNLVAPITVYATLMIPTNILTEAALSFLGAGVKPPTASWGGMLRDALETYEHDPMFMVFPGVTIFITVLAFNLFGDGLRDALDPKGTR; encoded by the coding sequence ATGACGGCGCCATTGCATGACACACCTGCGGACGCGAAACCCACGGAGGAAGTCGCCCCCGCAGCTGGTGCAGGGGGGAAGAAGGTCGAGGGGCGGTCCCTCACCCAGATCGCCTGGAACCGGCTGAAGCGCGACAAGGTCGCCCTCGCGGGCGGCATCACGGTGGTCCTCCTGGTCCTCGTGGCGGTGTTCGCGCCCCTGATCGTCGGCCTGCTCGGACACCCGCCGAACGACTTCCACCAGGAGAAGCTGGACCCGCTGACGAACCTGCCCACGGGCTCGTTCGGCGGCGTGAGCAGCGACTACCTCTTCGGAGTCGAGCCCAACAAGGGCCGCGACGTGTTCAGCCGGATCGTCTACGGAGCACGCATCTCGCTGCTCGTGGCCTTCCTCGCCGCGATCGTCGCCGTGGTGCTCGGCACCCTCTTCGGGATCATCGCCGGCTACTTCGGCGGCTGGATCGACGCCCTGATCAGCCGCGTGATGGACGTGCTGCTCTCCTTCCCGCAGCTGCTCTTCATCATCTCCCTGGTCTCGGTCCTTCCCGACGACTTCCTGGGCCTTCAGGGGACGAGCGTGCGCGTCTCGATCCTCGTCCTGGTCATCGGCTTCTTCGGCTGGCCGTACATCGGGCGCATCGTGCGCGGCCAGACGCTCTCGCTCAGGGAGCGCGAGTACGTGGAGGCCGCCAAGAGCCTCGGCGGCGGCCGGCGCCACATCCTCTTCCGCGAACTCCTGCCGAACCTCGTGGCGCCCATCACCGTCTACGCGACGCTGATGATCCCCACGAACATCCTCACGGAGGCCGCCCTCAGCTTCCTGGGCGCGGGTGTCAAGCCGCCGACCGCCTCCTGGGGAGGCATGCTGCGCGACGCCCTCGAAACGTACGAGCACGACCCGATGTTCATGGTCTTCCCGGGTGTGACGATCTTCATCACGGTGCTCGCCTTCAACCTCTTCGGGGACGGTCTGCGCGACGCGCTCGACCCCAAGGGAACCCGCTAG
- a CDS encoding enhanced serine sensitivity protein SseB C-terminal domain-containing protein, which produces MSASGTAAAGQVEHMLRQVTPGRYDAYEALLHALADGKVWMLLWHGQAGSPDAQYGNMEVEGYGYAPCVTSAQELSASGWNRGYEVVGGLDVARALYPDHYGLWLNPHAPGGGVGIPWLDLRRIAGGLASQPAGPLRLTDPTIELPQFYALLTQNAHRTPAVRALRRAWVQPVLGAPYLAIGLDVYDTSPASVDSVRAMMQQSIGAVPEGLPVSTVAMADPHDPVALWLRANARPFYDRDAQGAPAPAAGGYGYPAQY; this is translated from the coding sequence GTGAGCGCGTCGGGCACCGCTGCGGCCGGACAGGTCGAGCACATGCTGCGCCAGGTGACGCCGGGGCGCTATGACGCGTACGAGGCGCTCCTGCACGCCCTCGCCGACGGCAAGGTGTGGATGCTGCTCTGGCACGGCCAGGCCGGATCCCCCGACGCCCAGTACGGCAACATGGAGGTGGAGGGGTACGGCTACGCGCCGTGCGTGACCTCCGCCCAGGAGCTCTCCGCCAGCGGCTGGAACCGCGGCTACGAAGTGGTCGGCGGCCTCGACGTGGCCCGCGCCCTGTACCCGGACCACTACGGCCTGTGGCTCAATCCGCACGCCCCGGGCGGCGGCGTCGGCATCCCCTGGCTCGATCTGCGGCGCATCGCGGGCGGCCTCGCCAGCCAGCCCGCGGGCCCGCTGCGGCTGACCGACCCGACCATCGAACTCCCGCAGTTCTACGCGCTGTTGACCCAGAACGCGCACCGCACCCCGGCCGTCCGCGCGCTGCGCCGCGCCTGGGTGCAGCCGGTGCTCGGCGCGCCCTATCTGGCCATCGGCCTGGACGTGTACGACACCTCGCCCGCGTCCGTCGACTCGGTCCGCGCGATGATGCAGCAGTCCATCGGCGCCGTCCCCGAGGGCCTGCCCGTGTCGACCGTCGCGATGGCCGATCCGCACGACCCGGTGGCGCTGTGGCTGCGCGCCAACGCCCGGCCGTTCTACGACCGCGACGCGCAGGGGGCTCCCGCTCCCGCCGCGGGCGGATACGGCTATCCCGCACAGTACTGA
- a CDS encoding AAA family ATPase, with protein sequence MSDVTSMGRPITVRRSSAYATTTGVSLPRAGAVLPGAGVALPPQPGAPAAPAREAVAASHRPAVRDLRGRSGRGPTGLVFAAGDVVVVSGLPGSGKSTLMRRAVAGPRVDSQDTRDRWAARVPRRIPYALYRPLVRLAHYAYLRRTLRAGSGVVVHDCGTQPWVRRWLARAAARRGATLHLLLLDVPAPVALDGQRARGRGVSRYAFARHRRTVGRLVRAAESGRLPRGCGSAVLLDREAAGALRALGFEGQGG encoded by the coding sequence ATGAGTGACGTGACGAGCATGGGGAGGCCGATCACGGTGCGCAGGAGCAGTGCTTACGCGACGACCACGGGTGTCTCGCTGCCCAGGGCGGGGGCGGTGCTGCCCGGCGCGGGCGTCGCCCTGCCCCCGCAGCCGGGCGCCCCCGCGGCGCCCGCGCGGGAGGCCGTCGCCGCCTCCCACCGGCCCGCGGTGCGCGACCTCAGGGGCCGCTCCGGGCGCGGCCCGACCGGCCTGGTGTTCGCCGCAGGTGACGTCGTGGTGGTCTCCGGCCTGCCCGGCAGCGGCAAGTCCACGCTGATGCGGCGCGCCGTGGCGGGCCCGCGCGTGGACTCCCAGGACACCCGCGACCGCTGGGCGGCCCGGGTGCCGCGCCGGATCCCGTACGCGCTCTACCGCCCCCTCGTCCGCCTCGCGCACTACGCGTACCTGCGCCGGACGCTGCGCGCGGGCAGCGGCGTCGTCGTCCACGACTGCGGCACCCAGCCGTGGGTGCGCCGCTGGCTCGCCCGCGCGGCGGCCCGGCGCGGGGCCACGCTGCACCTGCTCCTCCTCGACGTGCCCGCCCCCGTGGCCCTCGACGGCCAGCGCGCCCGGGGACGCGGGGTCTCCCGGTACGCCTTCGCGCGCCACCGCAGGACGGTCGGCCGCCTCGTCCGGGCCGCCGAGAGCGGGCGCCTGCCGCGCGGCTGCGGCTCGGCGGTGCTGCTCGACCGGGAGGCGGCGGGGGCGTTGCGCGCGCTGGGCTTCGAGGGACAGGGCGGGTAG